In Nicotiana tabacum cultivar K326 chromosome 17, ASM71507v2, whole genome shotgun sequence, one DNA window encodes the following:
- the LOC107785823 gene encoding large ribosomal subunit protein eL32z, which translates to MAVPLLTKKVVKKRVKRFIRPQSDRRITVKESWRRPKGIDSRVRRKFKGCVLMPNIGYGSDKKTRHYLPNGFKKFVVHNASELEVLMMHNRTYCAEIAHNVSTRKRKEIVERAAQLDVVITNKLARLRSQEDE; encoded by the exons ATGGCGGTGCCTCTACTTACCAAGAAGGTCGTGAAGAAGAGGGTTAAGAGGTTTATTAGACCCCAGAGTGACCGTAGAATCACTGTCAAG GAAAGCTGGCGCAGACCCAAAGGTATCGATTCTAGAGTGAGGAGAAAGTTCAAGGGATGTGTCTTGATGCCCAACATTGGGTACGGGTCTGACAAGAAGACCCGCCACTATCTTCCCAATGGTTTCAAGAAGTTTGTTGTGCATAATGCAAGTGAGCTTGAGGTCTTAATGATGCATAACAG AACTTACTGTGCAGAGATTGCACACAATGTTTCCACGAGGAAGAGGAAAGAGATTGTTGAGCGAGCTGCCCAGCTTGATGTTGTCATAACAAACAAGCTTGCTAGGTTGCGCAGCCAGGAGGATGAATGA